The following proteins are co-located in the Rhodanobacteraceae bacterium genome:
- a CDS encoding response regulator transcription factor — protein MSTILIADDHPLFREAMRRAVERAQPGAAIAEAENVAQMLALVDAHPEADLLLLDLTMPGAHGFSALAHIRASKPALPVIVVSAREEPMVIRRALAHGASGFIPKSADSDVIQRALRTVLEGETFDPFAHGAVRLDEAERDLAKRLAELTPQQFRVLTMLCEGKLNKQIAYDLDVTEATIKAHVTAILRKLGAHNRTMAVTLASRLALDPDAARSVRVVEE, from the coding sequence ATGTCCACGATCCTGATTGCCGATGACCATCCGCTGTTCCGCGAGGCGATGCGCCGCGCGGTGGAAAGGGCGCAGCCGGGTGCTGCGATCGCCGAGGCCGAGAACGTCGCCCAGATGCTCGCGCTGGTCGACGCGCATCCGGAGGCGGACCTGCTGCTGCTCGACCTGACCATGCCGGGCGCGCATGGCTTTTCGGCGCTCGCGCACATCCGCGCGAGCAAGCCGGCGCTGCCGGTGATCGTGGTGTCGGCGCGCGAGGAACCGATGGTGATTCGCCGCGCGCTGGCGCACGGCGCCTCGGGCTTCATCCCCAAGTCGGCCGATTCCGACGTGATCCAGCGCGCACTGCGCACGGTGCTGGAAGGCGAGACCTTCGATCCCTTCGCCCACGGTGCGGTGCGCCTGGACGAGGCCGAGCGCGACCTCGCCAAGCGCCTTGCCGAACTCACCCCGCAGCAGTTTCGCGTGCTGACGATGCTCTGCGAAGGCAAGCTCAACAAGCAGATCGCCTACGACCTCGACGTCACCGAGGCCACCATCAAGGCCCACGTCACCGCGATCCTGCGCAAACTCGGCGCGCACAACCGCACCATGGCTGTCACCCTCGCCAGCCGCCTCGCGCTGGATCCGGATGCGGCGCGCTCGGTGCGCGTGGTGGAGGAGTAG
- the acs gene encoding acetate--CoA ligase — MANLYPVPAEFAARARYNAESYARDYAESINDPEGFWQRVASRIDWFKFPTEIRDVSYNVDDFRIRWYADGELNVSVNCLDRHLATRADKTAILWEGDNPAESEHITYRDLHARVCKFANALRKLGVKKGDRVTIYLPMIPEAAVAMLACTRIGAIHSIVFGGFSPDSLVSRIDDCQSTLVITSDESLRGGRIVPLKANVDEALKNPATATVQKVVVVRRTGRPVEWVEGRDLWYDQLVGTERAECEPERMNAEDPLFILYTSGSTGKPKGVLHTTGGYLTYASYTHEAVFDLREDDVYWCTADVGWVTGHSYVVYGPLANGATSLMFEGIPNYPNVSRFWQVVDKHQVTIIYTAPTAIRALMREGEAPVKACSRASLRLLGTVGEPINPEAWEWYHRVVGDGRCPIVDTWWQTETGGMLISPLPGATDLKPGSATKPFFGVRPAIVDGEGKILEGATEGNLVLLDSWPGQMRTVYGDHKRFIETYFTTFKGTYFTGDGAKRDEDGYYWITGRVDDVLNVAGHRLGTAEIESALVSHPAVAEAAVVGCAHDIKGQGIYVYVTLKSGVEATEALRKELRDHVRKEISPIATPDYIQWAPGLPKTRSGKIMRRILRKIAANEHEQLGDISTLADPSVVANLIEERLVR, encoded by the coding sequence ATGGCCAATCTGTATCCGGTACCGGCGGAATTCGCCGCCAGGGCGCGCTACAACGCGGAATCCTATGCACGCGACTATGCCGAGTCGATCAACGATCCGGAGGGTTTCTGGCAGCGCGTCGCCAGCCGCATCGACTGGTTCAAGTTCCCCACCGAAATCCGCGACGTCAGCTACAACGTGGATGACTTCCGTATCCGCTGGTACGCCGACGGCGAGTTGAACGTCTCGGTCAACTGCCTCGACCGCCACCTCGCCACACGCGCCGACAAGACCGCGATCCTGTGGGAGGGCGACAACCCGGCCGAGAGCGAGCACATCACCTACCGCGATCTGCACGCGCGGGTGTGCAAGTTCGCCAACGCGCTGCGCAAGCTCGGCGTGAAGAAGGGCGACCGCGTCACCATCTACCTGCCGATGATCCCCGAGGCCGCGGTGGCGATGCTCGCCTGCACCCGCATCGGCGCGATCCACTCGATTGTGTTCGGCGGCTTCTCGCCGGATTCGCTGGTCAGCCGCATCGACGACTGCCAGTCGACCCTCGTGATCACCTCGGACGAGAGCCTGCGCGGCGGCCGCATCGTGCCGCTGAAGGCGAATGTCGACGAGGCGCTGAAGAACCCGGCCACGGCGACCGTGCAGAAAGTGGTGGTGGTGCGTCGCACCGGCCGGCCGGTCGAGTGGGTCGAAGGCCGCGACCTGTGGTACGACCAGCTGGTCGGCACCGAGCGCGCCGAGTGCGAGCCCGAGCGCATGAACGCCGAGGACCCGCTGTTCATCCTCTACACCTCCGGTTCCACCGGCAAGCCCAAGGGCGTGCTGCACACCACCGGCGGATACCTGACCTACGCCAGCTACACCCACGAGGCGGTGTTCGACCTGCGCGAGGACGACGTCTACTGGTGCACCGCGGATGTGGGCTGGGTCACCGGCCACAGCTATGTGGTTTACGGCCCGCTGGCCAATGGCGCTACCTCGCTGATGTTCGAAGGCATCCCGAATTACCCGAATGTCTCGCGCTTCTGGCAGGTGGTCGACAAGCACCAGGTGACCATCATCTATACCGCGCCAACTGCGATCCGCGCGCTGATGCGCGAGGGTGAGGCACCGGTGAAGGCCTGTTCGCGCGCCTCCTTGCGGCTGCTCGGCACGGTCGGCGAGCCGATCAACCCCGAGGCCTGGGAGTGGTACCACCGGGTGGTGGGCGATGGGCGCTGCCCGATCGTCGACACCTGGTGGCAGACCGAGACCGGCGGCATGCTGATCAGCCCGCTGCCCGGGGCCACCGACCTCAAGCCCGGGTCGGCGACCAAGCCCTTCTTCGGCGTGCGCCCGGCGATCGTCGATGGCGAGGGCAAGATCCTCGAAGGCGCCACCGAGGGCAACCTGGTGCTGCTGGATTCCTGGCCCGGCCAGATGCGCACGGTCTATGGCGACCACAAGCGCTTCATCGAGACCTACTTCACCACTTTCAAGGGCACCTACTTCACCGGCGACGGTGCCAAGCGCGACGAGGATGGCTACTACTGGATCACCGGCCGGGTGGACGACGTGCTCAACGTCGCCGGGCATCGCCTGGGCACCGCCGAAATCGAATCCGCGCTGGTCTCGCACCCAGCCGTCGCCGAAGCTGCCGTGGTCGGCTGCGCCCATGACATCAAGGGCCAGGGCATCTACGTCTACGTCACGCTGAAGAGCGGCGTGGAAGCCACCGAGGCGCTGCGCAAGGAACTGCGCGACCACGTGCGCAAGGAGATCAGCCCGATCGCCACGCCGGACTACATCCAGTGGGCGCCCGGCCTGCCGAAGACCCGCTCCGGCAAGATCATGCGCCGCATCCTGCGCAAGATCGCCGCCAACGAGCACGAGCAACTCGGCGACATCTCGACCCTCGCAGACCCTTCGGTGGTGGCGAACCTGATCGAGGAGCGGCTGGTGCGCTGA
- a CDS encoding glutathione S-transferase — protein MKPVLFVGNLNYSSWSLRPFLALRWAGIDFDLQVIDLDQPGYGGDGIAEVLALTPTGKVPVLKVGDACIADSLAISEWAHETGTQPLYPADPLARARVRSVVAEMHSGFAGVRRDLSMNIRRRCTAFGLPPETQREIRRLDQLFAGLCREHASAGIHLFGARTLADAFFTPVATRLRTYGIPLSPEAQAYCDTLLADAAFVSWEARILAEPARGFSRSGTDQLYT, from the coding sequence ATGAAACCGGTACTTTTCGTTGGCAATCTCAATTACTCCAGCTGGTCCCTGCGGCCGTTTCTGGCGCTGCGCTGGGCTGGCATCGACTTCGACCTCCAGGTGATCGACCTCGATCAGCCAGGCTACGGTGGCGACGGCATCGCCGAAGTGCTCGCGCTGACGCCCACCGGCAAGGTTCCGGTGCTCAAGGTCGGCGACGCCTGCATCGCCGACTCGCTGGCGATCTCCGAATGGGCGCATGAGACCGGCACGCAGCCGCTGTATCCGGCGGACCCGCTGGCGCGCGCCCGGGTGCGCTCGGTGGTTGCCGAGATGCACTCGGGCTTTGCCGGGGTGCGGCGCGATCTGTCGATGAACATCCGGCGCCGCTGCACCGCCTTCGGCCTGCCGCCGGAAACGCAGCGTGAGATTCGCCGGCTCGACCAGCTGTTCGCCGGCTTGTGCCGGGAACACGCCAGCGCCGGGATCCATCTGTTTGGCGCGCGCACGCTCGCCGACGCTTTCTTCACCCCGGTCGCCACGCGCTTGCGGACCTACGGAATCCCGCTATCGCCGGAAGCGCAGGCCTATTGCGACACCCTGCTGGCGGACGCTGCCTTCGTCTCCTGGGAAGCGCGCATCCTGGCTGAACCTGCCCGCGGCTTCAGCCGCTCAGGCACCGACCAGCTGTACACTTGA
- a CDS encoding GNAT family N-acetyltransferase has translation MIEVRPGAAADLDALAGLFDGYRQFYGQATDVAAARAFLVARMQRQESVILLASRAGQAIGFCQLYPIFSSVSMRRAWLLNDLYVHPQARGAGAGEALLDAAAAHARAAGAAWLMLQTAHDNLPAQRLYARTGWQRDAHFHTYLLDLCGNPL, from the coding sequence ATGATCGAAGTCCGACCCGGCGCCGCTGCAGACCTGGACGCCCTGGCCGGGCTGTTCGACGGCTACCGCCAGTTCTATGGCCAGGCGACGGATGTGGCCGCGGCGCGGGCCTTCCTGGTTGCCCGCATGCAGCGGCAGGAGTCGGTCATCCTGCTCGCATCCCGGGCTGGCCAGGCCATCGGCTTCTGCCAGCTGTACCCGATCTTCTCGTCGGTTTCGATGCGGCGCGCCTGGCTGCTCAACGACCTGTACGTGCATCCGCAAGCGCGTGGCGCGGGCGCCGGGGAAGCGCTGCTTGATGCCGCAGCCGCGCATGCGCGTGCCGCAGGCGCCGCCTGGCTGATGCTGCAGACGGCGCACGACAATCTGCCCGCACAACGCCTGTACGCGCGCACCGGTTGGCAGCGCGATGCGCATTTCCACACCTACCTCCTCGACCTCTGCGGCAATCCACTATGA
- a CDS encoding tryptophan 7-halogenase, whose product MTDSPARPLRIVVLGGGTAGWMAASLMQRRWGERGFEITVLESPDIGIIGVGEGSTPQLKAFFDSLGIAESNWMPRCNATYKAGIEFRGWSDRPGAASYFHPFPNEIDERTAPAFFFNATVRRRGADVPAHPDRFFLASILARRKLAPLPAHSFPFRSWYGYHFDSALIGRFLREHQVARGVRHIEGTVAQVEQAENGDIAALHISDGRRIEGDFFVDSTGFRSLLLQDTLGVRFNSFAENLFNDSAVVVQTPADTDGIVPQTTSTALSCGWAWRIPLQNRVGNGYVYSSRYIDKDAAEAELRAHLGIPPEHPPLRHLSMKVGRVEQHWARNCLGVGLSQGFIEPLEATALHLVQATVEGFIEAFEAGGFGDAHRDACNAAINRRFDGVRDYIVCHFKLASRSDSAYWRDCANNEILPPNLRALMRTWYSGEDLNAEVQRLGIDGYYAPFSWQCIFAGYGMFPPPEKLIPASAKANRYDLALIDDFLSRCALNYRPHDEVLREPTGSA is encoded by the coding sequence ATGACCGATTCCCCCGCCCGCCCGCTGCGCATCGTCGTCCTCGGCGGCGGCACCGCCGGTTGGATGGCGGCCAGCCTGATGCAGCGGCGCTGGGGCGAGCGCGGGTTCGAGATCACGGTGCTGGAATCGCCGGACATTGGGATCATCGGCGTGGGCGAGGGCTCCACGCCGCAGCTCAAGGCTTTCTTCGATTCGCTCGGCATCGCCGAGTCCAACTGGATGCCGCGCTGCAATGCCACCTACAAAGCGGGGATCGAGTTCCGTGGCTGGTCCGACCGGCCGGGCGCGGCGAGCTACTTCCACCCGTTTCCGAACGAGATCGACGAGCGCACCGCACCGGCCTTCTTCTTCAACGCCACGGTGCGCCGCCGCGGCGCCGACGTGCCGGCGCACCCGGACCGGTTCTTCCTCGCCAGCATCCTGGCCAGGCGCAAGCTGGCGCCGCTGCCCGCGCACAGCTTTCCCTTCCGCAGCTGGTACGGCTACCACTTCGACTCGGCGCTGATCGGCCGTTTCCTGCGCGAGCACCAGGTGGCGCGTGGTGTGCGCCACATCGAGGGCACGGTGGCGCAGGTCGAGCAGGCGGAGAACGGCGACATCGCCGCGCTGCACATCAGCGACGGGCGCCGGATCGAGGGCGATTTCTTCGTCGACAGCACCGGTTTCCGTTCGCTGCTGCTGCAGGACACCCTGGGCGTGCGCTTCAACTCCTTTGCCGAGAACCTGTTCAACGACTCGGCGGTGGTGGTGCAGACGCCCGCCGACACCGACGGCATCGTGCCGCAGACCACGTCCACCGCGCTTTCCTGCGGCTGGGCCTGGCGCATCCCGCTGCAGAACCGGGTCGGCAACGGCTACGTCTACAGCTCGCGCTATATCGACAAGGACGCGGCCGAGGCGGAGTTGCGCGCACACCTGGGCATTCCGCCCGAGCACCCGCCGCTGCGCCATCTGTCGATGAAGGTCGGCCGGGTCGAGCAACACTGGGCGCGCAACTGCCTGGGCGTGGGGCTGTCGCAGGGCTTCATCGAGCCGCTCGAAGCCACCGCGCTGCACCTGGTGCAGGCCACGGTTGAAGGCTTCATCGAGGCCTTCGAAGCCGGCGGCTTCGGCGACGCGCACCGCGACGCCTGCAATGCCGCGATCAACCGCCGCTTCGACGGCGTGCGCGACTACATCGTCTGCCATTTCAAGCTCGCCTCGCGCAGCGACAGTGCCTACTGGCGCGACTGCGCGAACAACGAGATCCTGCCGCCGAACCTGCGCGCGCTGATGCGCACCTGGTACAGCGGCGAAGACCTCAACGCCGAGGTCCAGCGCCTCGGCATCGACGGCTACTACGCGCCGTTCTCGTGGCAGTGCATCTTCGCCGGATACGGCATGTTCCCGCCGCCGGAGAAGCTGATCCCGGCCAGCGCCAAGGCCAACCGCTACGACCTCGCGTTGATCGACGATTTCCTTTCCCGCTGCGCCCTCAACTACCGGCCGCACGATGAGGTGCTGCGGGAGCCGACAGGCAGCGCGTGA
- a CDS encoding serine/threonine protein kinase, which yields MSRLTWDRFRTGQALNGRLGAELEAQSGVGAALPAGALVGPWRIVELLGTGGMAHVYLAERADRQFGQQVALKLVRRNFALIDRLRHERRIVASLRHPHIVSLVDGGETADGDLWFAMALVDGVEIDQYVQQKQLDWKARLQLFDAVCGALEYAHGCGLIHRDIKPANILVDAHGLPRLLDFGIALDDGPGDGAQDHVLTPGFASPEQLAGETITTRSDLYQMGLVLQALLAPPGKLAMPRAARADAARLIARATAADPAARHASATALREDVTCLLERRPIASDRGSRSTRAARMLERHRIAFGVALAALLVLAVSLSVGALRLRDERNQALANEQRANSIADFLVGTLTQANPYAASKGAATILDAMDRAAQTLNDNLATSPDLRRELRQTIGTVYMDLDEARRCLELLGSDQASADLQAAAATDRARSMILRAGCHTALDERAEATRWLDSASSVLEGDGSVRADQLRAFILVEQGELLALDARWDESNRMLERGLALAERSGSLEQQYRANRFLGNNFQAANDNERAVVMLEKALQLASSALGPTHRNTLTTAGGLGMVQAKLGRWKEAEATILAALRASETIRHRDAGAEMVVAQLRENYSAILWNQNRLAECIDQALLSLEIYQRMTAANSSQGFNPAWRVATCAYQSKDLDRAFDYAQKSLAYARNGVPMGGINSLRMLAAVSARRNDLAEARRYLDEADAAVARTQVTNPNILTALHLTRALLAARSGEVESARAQLETADASVAPAGKYAAWLRQERDEIEAMIPAALTVP from the coding sequence ATGAGCCGCTTGACTTGGGACCGCTTCCGCACAGGCCAGGCACTGAACGGCCGCCTCGGAGCAGAGCTCGAAGCCCAATCCGGCGTTGGTGCGGCATTGCCGGCGGGGGCGCTGGTGGGCCCCTGGCGGATTGTCGAACTGTTGGGAACCGGTGGCATGGCCCACGTCTACCTCGCCGAGCGCGCGGATCGCCAGTTCGGACAGCAGGTTGCGCTCAAGCTGGTCCGCCGGAACTTTGCCCTGATCGACCGCTTGCGCCATGAGCGCAGGATCGTCGCGTCCTTGCGCCATCCGCATATCGTCAGTCTGGTCGATGGCGGCGAAACGGCCGATGGCGATCTCTGGTTTGCCATGGCGCTGGTCGATGGTGTCGAGATCGACCAGTACGTTCAGCAGAAACAGCTGGACTGGAAGGCGCGCCTGCAGTTGTTCGATGCCGTTTGCGGAGCGCTCGAATACGCGCATGGATGCGGCTTGATTCACCGGGATATCAAGCCCGCCAATATCCTGGTTGACGCGCATGGCTTGCCGCGGCTGCTGGACTTCGGGATTGCCCTGGACGACGGCCCGGGCGACGGCGCGCAGGATCATGTGCTGACACCGGGCTTTGCGAGTCCGGAGCAACTGGCCGGCGAGACCATCACCACGCGCTCCGATCTCTACCAGATGGGCCTGGTGCTGCAAGCCCTGTTGGCTCCGCCTGGGAAACTCGCCATGCCGCGGGCGGCGCGCGCGGATGCGGCAAGGCTGATCGCCCGCGCGACAGCCGCTGATCCTGCGGCGCGCCATGCCAGCGCCACTGCCCTGCGAGAGGACGTCACCTGCCTGCTGGAACGGCGCCCGATCGCCAGCGATCGGGGTTCGCGGAGCACGCGCGCCGCGCGCATGCTGGAGCGCCACCGGATCGCCTTCGGCGTCGCCCTGGCTGCGTTGCTGGTGCTCGCCGTCAGCCTGTCGGTCGGCGCCTTGCGCCTGCGCGACGAGCGCAACCAGGCGCTCGCCAACGAGCAGCGCGCCAACTCGATCGCCGACTTCCTGGTCGGCACGCTGACCCAGGCCAACCCGTATGCCGCCAGCAAAGGCGCCGCAACCATCCTCGACGCGATGGATCGCGCTGCGCAGACACTGAACGACAACCTCGCGACCTCGCCCGACCTGCGGCGCGAACTGCGCCAGACCATCGGCACGGTCTACATGGACCTCGATGAGGCCCGGCGCTGCCTGGAACTGCTGGGTAGCGACCAGGCCAGCGCCGATCTGCAGGCTGCCGCCGCCACCGACAGGGCGCGCAGCATGATCCTGCGCGCCGGCTGCCATACGGCGCTGGATGAGCGTGCCGAGGCGACGCGCTGGCTGGACTCCGCAAGCAGCGTGCTGGAGGGCGACGGCAGCGTCAGGGCAGACCAACTGCGCGCTTTCATCTTGGTCGAGCAGGGGGAGTTGCTCGCCCTGGATGCCCGTTGGGACGAGTCCAACCGGATGCTGGAGCGCGGGCTTGCGCTGGCCGAGCGTTCCGGCTCCCTGGAGCAGCAATACCGGGCGAATCGCTTCCTCGGCAACAACTTCCAGGCGGCGAACGACAACGAGCGCGCGGTGGTCATGCTCGAAAAGGCCTTGCAGCTCGCGTCTTCTGCGCTCGGGCCTACCCATCGCAACACACTCACCACGGCCGGTGGCCTGGGGATGGTGCAAGCCAAACTCGGGCGCTGGAAAGAGGCGGAAGCGACGATTCTGGCCGCACTGCGCGCATCAGAGACGATCCGACACCGGGATGCGGGCGCCGAGATGGTCGTTGCGCAACTGCGGGAAAACTATTCCGCGATCCTCTGGAACCAGAACCGGCTTGCGGAATGTATCGACCAGGCGTTGTTGTCGCTGGAGATCTACCAGCGCATGACCGCCGCAAACAGCTCGCAAGGATTCAATCCGGCATGGCGCGTGGCGACGTGCGCTTACCAGAGCAAGGATCTCGATCGCGCTTTCGACTACGCACAGAAATCTCTGGCCTACGCGCGCAACGGCGTACCGATGGGCGGGATCAATTCCCTGCGCATGCTGGCCGCCGTTTCGGCCAGGCGCAATGACCTGGCCGAGGCCCGCCGATACCTGGATGAAGCCGACGCCGCGGTGGCGCGCACGCAAGTAACCAATCCCAACATCCTGACCGCTCTTCACCTCACGCGCGCGCTGCTGGCGGCCCGTTCGGGCGAGGTGGAGTCCGCGCGAGCGCAGCTTGAAACCGCAGATGCCAGCGTGGCGCCGGCCGGCAAGTACGCAGCCTGGCTGCGGCAGGAGCGCGACGAGATCGAAGCCATGATCCCGGCCGCGCTCACAGTTCCCTGA
- the ubiA gene encoding 4-hydroxybenzoate octaprenyltransferase produces MPAPKPTAPSRPHYRLVETQGGRRVVAAAAVEPARPSRWSAYARLMRLDKPIGILLLLWPTLWALWLATKGIPAYGTLAIFVAGVVLTRSAGCVINDYADRWLDPNVARTKQRPLASGEVGGTEALALFVVLMLVAFALVLLTNRLTVYLSLAAAALAVSYPYMKRLIWFPQLVLGAAFSMSIPMAWTAIQGTIEPIAVLLFCANLLWTTAYDTLYAMVDRDDDIEAGARSTAILFGELDLVATGILHGSALATLALVGHRAELGWPFFAGLGVAALLVAWQLWSARERERDACFRAFLNNNWVGAAVFAGIAGSYWLELV; encoded by the coding sequence ATGCCTGCCCCCAAGCCCACGGCGCCGAGCCGCCCGCACTATCGTCTGGTGGAAACCCAGGGCGGACGCCGCGTGGTCGCAGCGGCCGCCGTCGAACCCGCGCGCCCCTCGCGCTGGTCCGCTTATGCGCGCCTGATGCGGCTGGACAAGCCGATCGGCATCCTGCTGCTGCTGTGGCCCACGCTGTGGGCGCTGTGGCTCGCGACGAAGGGCATTCCGGCCTACGGCACGTTGGCGATCTTCGTCGCCGGGGTGGTGCTGACGCGCTCGGCGGGCTGCGTGATCAACGACTACGCGGACCGCTGGCTGGACCCGAATGTCGCGCGCACGAAGCAGCGGCCGCTGGCGAGCGGTGAAGTGGGTGGTACCGAGGCCTTGGCGCTTTTCGTCGTGCTGATGTTGGTGGCCTTCGCGCTGGTGCTGCTGACCAACAGGCTGACGGTTTACCTGTCGCTGGCCGCGGCGGCGCTGGCGGTCAGCTACCCCTACATGAAGCGGCTCATCTGGTTCCCGCAGTTGGTCCTCGGCGCCGCCTTCAGCATGTCGATCCCGATGGCCTGGACCGCGATCCAGGGCACCATCGAGCCGATCGCGGTGCTGCTGTTCTGCGCCAACCTGCTGTGGACCACCGCCTACGACACGCTCTACGCGATGGTCGACCGCGACGACGACATCGAGGCGGGCGCGCGTTCTACCGCGATCCTGTTTGGTGAGCTTGACCTGGTCGCCACCGGCATCCTGCACGGCTCGGCGCTGGCGACGCTCGCGCTGGTTGGCCATCGCGCGGAGCTCGGCTGGCCGTTTTTCGCCGGCCTGGGCGTCGCCGCGCTGCTGGTCGCCTGGCAGCTGTGGAGCGCGCGCGAGCGCGAGCGCGACGCCTGTTTCCGCGCCTTCCTCAACAACAACTGGGTCGGTGCAGCGGTGTTCGCGGGGATTGCCGGGAGCTATTGGCTCGAGTTGGTCTGA
- a CDS encoding M3 family metallopeptidase yields the protein MNPLLESSALPAFDRIAPEHVLPAIDACLSRYKERVEEVLAHAGKTPTWDSLMAPLEAEEAALEQAWGPVTHLHSVADSEALRKVYQPALDQITDFSSELGQHRGLFEAMKRLRQSPDFARLRRDQQAVIEHELRDFELSGVGLEEPARTRFREISRESAQLETAFEQAVMDATDAYVRPLSEAELAGIPESERAVLAQAAADHELEGHALSLQFPAYNAVITYADDRALRQEAYTAYGTRASDQGPQAGQFDNSPRIEQIMALRHEAARLLGYANPATLSLATKMAPTPERVLGFLRDIVGRARPAAQRELADLAAFARSECGIEDLQPWDVPYVSEKLRQARYQLSDEELKPYFPLPRVLEGLFGLTESLFGVRVLERAGVPVWHADVRYYELVDRDERVVAAFYLDAYARAKKRGGAWMDVCRTRFRRADGIERPVAYLTCNFAPPVGGKPSLLTHDDVTTLFHEFGHGLHHMLTQVEARGVSGISGVEWDAVELPSQFMENFCWTREGLDRFAAHVDTGAPMPEDLFRRLLATRHFHAGLFLVRQLEFGLFDFRLHLEFEPGQGARVLELLAEVREEVSVLKPPAWHRFPMSFGHVFAGGYAAGYYSYLWAEVLSADAYAAFEAAGVLDADTGAKFRREVLAVGGSRPALASFTAFRGREPQVDALLESYGLAA from the coding sequence ATGAATCCCTTGCTCGAATCCTCCGCCCTGCCCGCCTTCGACCGCATTGCCCCCGAGCATGTGCTGCCGGCGATCGACGCCTGTCTTTCGCGTTACAAGGAGAGAGTCGAGGAAGTCCTCGCGCACGCCGGCAAGACGCCCACCTGGGATAGCCTGATGGCGCCGCTGGAGGCCGAGGAAGCCGCCCTGGAGCAGGCCTGGGGTCCGGTGACCCATTTGCATTCAGTGGCGGATTCGGAGGCGCTGCGCAAGGTCTACCAGCCGGCGCTGGACCAGATCACCGATTTCAGCAGCGAACTGGGACAGCATCGGGGCCTGTTCGAGGCGATGAAGCGGCTGCGACAGTCGCCGGATTTCGCCAGGCTCAGGCGCGACCAGCAGGCGGTGATCGAGCATGAATTGCGCGACTTCGAACTATCGGGCGTGGGTCTGGAGGAGCCGGCGCGCACGCGCTTCCGCGAGATTTCGCGCGAATCGGCGCAACTGGAGACCGCCTTCGAACAGGCGGTGATGGACGCCACGGACGCCTATGTGCGCCCGCTGTCCGAGGCCGAGCTGGCCGGCATCCCCGAATCCGAGCGCGCCGTGCTGGCGCAGGCGGCGGCCGACCACGAACTGGAGGGCCACGCGCTGTCGCTGCAGTTCCCGGCCTACAACGCGGTGATCACCTACGCCGACGACCGCGCCTTGCGCCAGGAGGCGTACACCGCCTACGGCACGCGCGCCTCCGACCAGGGGCCACAGGCCGGGCAGTTCGACAACAGTCCGCGGATCGAGCAGATCATGGCGCTGCGCCACGAGGCGGCGCGCCTGCTCGGCTACGCCAACCCGGCGACGCTGTCGCTGGCGACCAAGATGGCGCCCACGCCCGAGCGGGTGCTCGGATTCCTGCGCGACATCGTCGGCCGCGCGCGGCCGGCGGCGCAGCGCGAGCTGGCCGACCTCGCCGCGTTCGCGCGCAGCGAATGCGGTATCGAGGACCTGCAGCCCTGGGACGTCCCGTATGTGTCCGAAAAGCTGCGCCAGGCGCGCTATCAGTTGTCGGACGAGGAACTGAAACCGTATTTCCCGCTGCCGCGCGTGCTCGAAGGGCTGTTCGGCCTGACCGAGTCGCTGTTCGGGGTGCGCGTGCTGGAACGCGCCGGGGTGCCGGTTTGGCATGCCGATGTGCGCTACTACGAACTGGTCGACCGCGACGAACGGGTGGTCGCCGCCTTCTACCTCGACGCCTACGCCCGCGCGAAGAAGCGCGGCGGTGCGTGGATGGACGTCTGCCGCACCCGCTTCCGGCGCGCCGATGGCATCGAGCGCCCGGTGGCCTACCTGACCTGCAATTTCGCGCCGCCGGTCGGCGGCAAACCGTCGCTGCTGACACACGACGACGTGACCACGCTGTTCCACGAGTTCGGCCACGGCCTGCACCACATGCTGACCCAGGTCGAGGCGCGCGGCGTCTCCGGCATCAGCGGCGTGGAATGGGATGCGGTGGAGCTGCCGAGCCAGTTCATGGAGAACTTCTGCTGGACCCGCGAGGGCCTGGACCGCTTTGCGGCGCACGTCGACACCGGCGCGCCGATGCCCGAGGACCTGTTCCGCCGGCTGCTGGCCACCCGCCATTTCCACGCCGGGCTGTTCCTGGTACGCCAGCTCGAGTTCGGCCTGTTCGACTTCCGCCTGCACCTGGAGTTCGAGCCCGGCCAAGGCGCGCGCGTGCTGGAACTGCTGGCCGAGGTGCGCGAGGAGGTGTCGGTGCTCAAGCCGCCGGCCTGGCACCGTTTTCCGATGAGCTTTGGGCATGTCTTCGCCGGCGGATATGCGGCGGGCTACTACAGTTATCTCTGGGCGGAAGTACTGAGCGCCGATGCCTACGCCGCCTTCGAGGCAGCCGGGGTGCTGGATGCGGACACCGGCGCGAAGTTCCGCCGCGAGGTGCTCGCGGTCGGCGGCTCGCGTCCGGCGCTGGCCTCGTTCACCGCCTTCCGCGGCCGCGAACCGCAGGTGGATGCGCTGCTGGAGAGCTACGGGCTGGCCGCTTGA